Proteins from a single region of Gemmatimonadota bacterium:
- a CDS encoding ABC transporter ATP-binding protein encodes MNAPFLKITNLSKNYGKTRALSEISLSLHAEELLVVLGPTGAGKTTLLRIIAGLEAADTGRIKVNGTDITHQLPAERDIALVFQNFSLYPNKTVRQNLAFPLQAPGRNLSKTDIANRISHTADLLRITPLLDRPATNLSGGEMQRVAIGRAIVRQPQLFLMDEPLTNLDAKLREVLRVELIRLQRDLHTPMIYVTHDRVEALSMGDRIAVLSEGKILQIGTPEEIYQQPNSPTVARQLGYPPINTIDVHKQQDQWFTASNQPLMTADHNAPSNATLGIRAENISPRGGEIPATIEVVEDLGASTILLADWAGQPIQILTSGEQQWRVGDEIYPSIDPDRVLVWGTTDENP; translated from the coding sequence ATGAATGCCCCATTTCTCAAAATCACTAACCTGTCCAAAAACTACGGCAAAACCCGGGCACTCTCGGAAATCTCACTCTCTCTCCACGCCGAAGAACTCCTCGTCGTCCTGGGCCCAACAGGCGCGGGCAAAACAACGCTCTTGCGCATCATCGCGGGCCTCGAAGCAGCGGACACCGGGCGTATAAAAGTCAATGGCACAGACATAACCCATCAGCTACCTGCAGAACGCGACATCGCCCTCGTCTTTCAAAACTTCTCGCTCTACCCCAACAAAACCGTGCGCCAGAACCTCGCATTTCCACTCCAGGCACCCGGGCGCAACCTCTCCAAAACAGACATAGCAAACAGAATTTCCCACACCGCCGACCTGCTTCGCATAACCCCGCTTTTGGACCGACCCGCCACGAACTTATCCGGCGGCGAAATGCAACGCGTCGCAATCGGACGCGCCATCGTGCGCCAACCCCAACTCTTTCTCATGGACGAACCCCTCACCAACCTGGATGCAAAATTGCGCGAAGTATTGCGCGTCGAACTCATCCGCCTCCAGCGCGACCTGCACACGCCCATGATTTACGTCACCCACGACCGGGTTGAAGCCCTCTCTATGGGCGACCGAATCGCCGTATTATCCGAAGGGAAAATCCTGCAAATCGGTACCCCCGAAGAAATCTACCAGCAGCCCAATTCCCCGACCGTCGCCCGTCAACTTGGCTATCCCCCCATCAACACCATAGACGTCCACAAGCAACAAGACCAATGGTTCACAGCCTCGAATCAACCCCTCATGACCGCAGACCACAACGCCCCTTCAAACGCCACCCTCGGTATCCGTGCTGAAAATATTTCACCCCGTGGAGGCGAAATCCCCGCGACCATCGAAGTCGTCGAAGACCTCGGCGCATCGACCATCTTGCTCGCCGACTGGGCGGGTCAACCCATCCAGATATTGACCTCCGGTGAACAACAGTGGCGCGTCGGAGATGAGATATACCCGTCTATTGACCCGGACCGCGTTCTGGTGTGGGGAACCACAGATGAAAACCCGTAG